A genome region from Clostridia bacterium includes the following:
- a CDS encoding adenylosuccinate synthase — MSNLAVIGAQWGDEGKGKFTDYLAQKADIVVRYQGGNNAGHTIEVENKQLKLHLIPSGIMYKDKICVIGNGVVIDLKALIEEIEYIESKGISVENLRISDRAHLIFPYHIKLDILSENNKGNNDIGTTKKGIGPAYMDKVSRTGIRVCDIFNKEVFASRLKYNVEEKNKLFTLLYDADPLDYQSILEEYLGYAEKVKKYVADTSALVHSYMQQGKDILFEGAQGTLLDIDMGTYPYVTSSHPISGGVSIGTGAAPSALDKVVGIVKAYTTRVGKGPFPTELSDEIGETIRDKGHEYGTTTGRARRCGWLDAVIVKYAVRISGITDIVLTKLDTLSGFDKLKICTGYKIGDKIIEDFPASLETLAQCEPVYQEMDGWTEDITGVTDFDQLPENAKKYVNRIEELSGSKISIVSVGPERKQTIVRHEI, encoded by the coding sequence CATTGTTGTACGATACCAAGGTGGAAACAATGCAGGTCATACTATAGAAGTTGAAAATAAACAGCTAAAATTACATCTTATTCCATCAGGGATAATGTACAAAGACAAGATATGTGTTATAGGAAATGGTGTAGTTATAGATCTTAAAGCGTTGATAGAAGAGATAGAATATATAGAGTCAAAAGGTATTAGTGTTGAAAACTTGAGAATAAGTGATAGGGCTCATTTGATATTTCCCTATCATATAAAGTTGGATATATTGTCCGAAAACAATAAAGGTAATAACGATATAGGTACCACTAAAAAAGGGATAGGCCCTGCCTATATGGATAAAGTATCTAGAACTGGGATAAGGGTATGTGATATTTTCAATAAAGAAGTATTTGCCAGCCGATTAAAATATAATGTTGAAGAAAAGAACAAACTATTTACACTATTATATGATGCAGATCCATTAGATTATCAGTCTATTTTGGAGGAGTATTTGGGATATGCAGAAAAAGTAAAAAAATATGTTGCCGATACCTCAGCACTGGTGCATTCATATATGCAACAGGGGAAAGATATATTATTTGAAGGAGCTCAAGGAACTTTATTGGATATTGATATGGGAACATATCCTTATGTTACATCTTCTCATCCTATATCCGGGGGTGTTTCCATAGGTACAGGTGCGGCCCCATCTGCTTTAGACAAGGTAGTGGGTATAGTAAAGGCATATACTACAAGAGTTGGAAAGGGACCTTTCCCTACCGAGCTATCGGATGAAATTGGAGAAACGATAAGAGATAAAGGGCATGAATATGGAACAACTACCGGTCGGGCTAGGAGATGTGGATGGCTTGATGCTGTGATAGTAAAATATGCTGTAAGAATAAGTGGAATAACAGATATAGTACTGACAAAGTTGGATACTCTCAGCGGGTTTGATAAACTCAAGATATGCACCGGTTATAAAATAGGGGATAAAATAATAGAAGATTTCCCTGCAAGTCTTGAGACACTTGCACAATGCGAGCCTGTTTATCAAGAAATGGATGGTTGGACAGAGGATATTACGGGTGTTACTGATTTTGATCAATTACCGGAAAATGCAAAAAAATATGTAAACAGGATAGAGGAATTGAGCGGTAGCAAAATATCCATTGTATCTGTAGGACCGGAGAGAAAGCAGACTATAGTAAGGCATGAGATATAA